From Staphylothermus hellenicus DSM 12710, a single genomic window includes:
- a CDS encoding DUF998 domain-containing protein — translation MSSNKCSWIDAIIFILSFSFPLIMIALAISVSPWFNILNNALSDLGHAVKSGAAPIFNLGLAIGGILIIMVGLRNLYMWSKIKGSLIISMGIFLNLIGVFDEVYGWIHFLVSVLFFLSIITYFIALSILDKSWIAVLLIISHIVMWYMHFALRIPRGAAVPELLAVFTFLPFYIRDYLKSYNKQ, via the coding sequence ATGTCTTCAAACAAATGCTCATGGATAGATGCAATAATATTTATTCTCAGCTTCTCTTTCCCATTAATAATGATCGCATTAGCCATCTCCGTGTCGCCATGGTTTAATATATTGAATAATGCACTAAGCGATCTAGGACACGCTGTTAAAAGCGGTGCTGCTCCAATATTTAATCTAGGCCTTGCAATCGGCGGAATACTAATTATCATGGTGGGTTTAAGGAATCTATATATGTGGAGCAAGATTAAAGGATCTTTAATCATATCCATGGGCATCTTTCTCAACTTAATCGGTGTCTTCGACGAAGTATATGGTTGGATACATTTCCTTGTCTCAGTATTATTTTTCTTATCAATAATAACATATTTCATAGCATTATCTATACTGGATAAGTCATGGATAGCGGTCCTACTAATAATAAGCCATATTGTGATGTGGTATATGCACTTTGCTTTAAGGATTCCGAGAGGAGCAGCTGTTCCCGAGTTATTAGCAGTGTTCACATTCTTACCATTCTATATAAGAGATTATCTTAAATCATACAATAAACAATAA
- the tsaA gene encoding tRNA (N6-threonylcarbamoyladenosine(37)-N6)-methyltransferase TrmO has translation MIRQEYDIRLEPIGIVHTNASIEDIKNSYMGVEGVVEVFPEYEEGLDRIEGFSHIIVIAYLHMVSDENRKVLKVRYRRLRRFGIEIDDLPLVGVFCTDSPHRPNPTALSILELVERNGRFLKVRGLDLYDGTPVLDIKAYTPDRCIENIKVPWWVKKLEERIRKALGELKWI, from the coding sequence TTGATCCGCCAAGAATACGATATCAGGTTAGAACCTATAGGCATTGTCCATACTAATGCGAGTATTGAGGATATAAAGAATAGTTATATGGGTGTTGAGGGAGTAGTAGAGGTTTTCCCGGAATATGAGGAAGGACTTGATAGAATTGAGGGTTTTTCACACATAATAGTAATAGCATATCTACACATGGTATCGGATGAGAATAGGAAAGTCTTAAAGGTTAGATATAGGAGACTTAGAAGATTCGGTATAGAAATTGATGATTTACCATTAGTAGGAGTATTCTGTACAGATTCTCCGCACAGACCTAACCCGACAGCCTTATCTATTCTAGAACTAGTTGAGAGAAACGGGAGATTCTTAAAGGTTAGAGGACTAGATCTATATGATGGGACGCCTGTTCTCGATATTAAAGCATATACTCCGGATAGATGTATAGAGAACATCAAAGTTCCTTGGTGGGTTAAGAAATTAGAGGAGAGGATTAGGAAAGCATTGGGAGAACTTAAATGGATATAG
- a CDS encoding ABC transporter ATP-binding protein yields MIIFQNVSKYYGGTPALKNISLRIEPGKVNILLGPNGSGKTTLMKLILGIIKPDAGKISVYGYDPVQDPIPIRRITGYVPEDDTLYHSLRVKEYLEFVARTYGLKPGVAERNIERVIDAFMLRDKIHEFTGSLSHGYRRRVLLAAAFIHDPQIYLLDEPFIGVDPRIARALKTVLKNKAKNGYLVLLSTHVLEIAEALADNIILLYKGRIISTGSLREVLEKARTEGLEEAFLSLTMSRLQVEEIVKALMG; encoded by the coding sequence ATGATAATTTTCCAGAACGTCTCTAAATATTATGGTGGAACACCTGCATTGAAAAATATCAGTTTACGTATAGAGCCTGGAAAAGTAAACATATTACTCGGACCTAACGGTAGCGGTAAAACAACACTTATGAAGCTTATTCTGGGAATAATAAAGCCTGATGCTGGGAAGATAAGTGTTTATGGGTATGACCCGGTTCAAGACCCAATACCTATAAGAAGAATCACCGGCTACGTGCCCGAAGACGATACATTATATCATAGTCTCCGCGTTAAAGAATACTTAGAATTTGTTGCTAGAACATATGGGTTAAAACCAGGTGTTGCTGAAAGAAATATTGAGAGAGTAATTGATGCTTTTATGCTAAGAGATAAAATACATGAATTCACAGGATCGCTTAGCCATGGATATAGGAGAAGAGTATTATTAGCTGCAGCATTCATACATGATCCACAAATTTACCTGCTTGACGAACCATTTATAGGAGTTGATCCTAGGATAGCTAGAGCATTAAAGACTGTGCTTAAGAATAAGGCAAAGAATGGCTATTTAGTTTTATTATCTACTCATGTGTTAGAAATAGCTGAAGCATTAGCTGATAATATTATCCTACTATATAAGGGAAGAATAATATCTACTGGAAGCCTTAGAGAGGTCTTGGAGAAAGCGAGAACAGAAGGATTAGAGGAAGCTTTTCTAAGCCTAACCATGTCTAGGCTGCAAGTTGAAGAAATTGTAAAAGCTTTAATGGGTTAA
- a CDS encoding 60S ribosomal export protein NMD3: MARFCIYCGAEDTPDNPVVEGVCLRCRIKRGEIIEQVKKEIRVDFCKVCGAVRIGYKWIDTGGFNEALHHIVYNLLGGLVKPGIGVSDLRIDRYELVTSASWRTVVRVYFRGVYGGKEFVYPLDFIVYLNPTKCPRCKMVESGEFEAVVQIRDVQFKVLEKALEKVFSRDKRLRQDLVDYIEVKNGIDIYFYNHGAARKLSRKLSSMLGLVVKENYEVAGMRSGKQRARLYVSLKPSNISH; this comes from the coding sequence ATGGCCAGGTTCTGCATATATTGTGGTGCCGAAGATACGCCTGACAATCCAGTTGTTGAAGGTGTTTGTCTACGTTGTAGAATTAAGAGAGGAGAAATAATTGAGCAGGTTAAGAAAGAGATACGGGTGGATTTCTGCAAGGTTTGCGGAGCTGTGCGAATAGGTTATAAATGGATAGATACGGGTGGTTTTAACGAAGCCCTACACCATATTGTTTATAACCTACTAGGCGGGCTTGTTAAACCCGGTATAGGTGTGAGTGATCTGAGAATTGACAGGTACGAGCTTGTAACTAGTGCTTCTTGGCGAACAGTTGTCAGAGTATATTTTAGAGGTGTTTATGGAGGTAAAGAATTTGTTTATCCATTGGATTTCATTGTTTACTTAAACCCGACAAAGTGTCCTAGGTGTAAGATGGTTGAGAGCGGAGAGTTTGAAGCAGTTGTTCAAATTAGAGATGTCCAATTCAAGGTTTTAGAGAAAGCTTTAGAGAAAGTTTTCAGTAGAGATAAGCGTTTAAGACAAGATCTCGTGGACTATATTGAGGTTAAAAACGGTATTGATATCTACTTTTATAATCATGGAGCAGCACGCAAGCTTAGCCGTAAACTATCTTCTATGCTTGGCTTGGTTGTTAAGGAAAACTATGAAGTAGCAGGTATGAGGAGCGGTAAGCAAAGAGCAAGATTATATGTTAGTTTAAAACCCAGTAATATATCCCATTGA
- a CDS encoding Lrp/AsnC family transcriptional regulator, whose translation MARNFDNADIKLIQMLTTDGRTSISKLAEVTGLSYTAIRNRIIRLINKGYLEIKPFVNTKILGNTAAIIRFRTKNPEKLAEILSKCNKSLGVMINHDGVIAMVYSKNKIEIAAFISRLISLDPDIEEYYIEYGKIPSNTMIPIKNPAPSCENCLYYQLKLCSGCLPLLRIKNNNRK comes from the coding sequence ATGGCAAGAAACTTTGACAACGCTGACATCAAGCTAATACAAATGCTAACCACTGATGGTAGGACTAGTATTTCTAAGCTCGCGGAAGTAACAGGTTTAAGCTATACAGCTATACGTAATAGAATAATCAGACTAATAAACAAGGGCTATCTCGAGATAAAACCATTTGTGAACACAAAAATCCTTGGGAATACTGCTGCTATTATAAGGTTTAGGACTAAGAATCCTGAAAAGCTAGCAGAGATCTTATCGAAATGTAATAAGTCACTTGGAGTAATGATTAACCATGATGGAGTAATAGCAATGGTTTATTCCAAGAATAAAATTGAGATAGCAGCTTTTATAAGCCGTTTAATAAGTCTTGATCCAGATATTGAAGAGTACTATATAGAGTATGGTAAAATACCTAGTAATACTATGATTCCCATTAAAAACCCTGCTCCAAGCTGTGAAAACTGTTTATACTACCAATTAAAACTATGCAGTGGATGCTTACCATTATTAAGGATAAAAAATAATAATAGGAAATAA
- a CDS encoding adenylate kinase — MLRIVLIGPPGAGKGTYARYFSKKYCIPHISTGDIFREEVAKGTELGKRIKDILDRGELVPDEIVIEIVRKRLRQPDTAKGFILDGFPRTIRQAEALDEIATLDAVIHIYITMEEAVRRLSNRYICPKCGRVYNLLFNPPKNDLRCDDDGTPLIRRSDDEPEVIRRRYKIYYETFQPIIEYYKKKNLLIEIDNTIGSDKGIPLLERTLIDKGILKLKPCNPNVSIK, encoded by the coding sequence ATGTTGCGAATAGTATTAATTGGTCCTCCAGGAGCGGGTAAAGGCACGTATGCAAGGTATTTCTCGAAAAAATACTGTATTCCACATATTAGCACGGGAGACATATTTAGAGAAGAAGTAGCTAAAGGAACAGAGCTTGGAAAAAGAATAAAGGATATACTTGATAGAGGAGAACTAGTGCCTGATGAAATAGTTATAGAAATTGTTAGGAAGAGACTACGACAACCAGACACGGCTAAAGGATTTATACTGGACGGCTTTCCCAGAACAATTAGACAGGCAGAAGCACTAGATGAAATAGCCACGTTAGACGCTGTCATACACATATATATTACTATGGAAGAAGCTGTTAGGAGGCTCAGCAATAGATATATTTGTCCAAAATGTGGAAGAGTCTATAATTTACTATTTAATCCTCCAAAGAACGATCTTAGATGTGATGATGATGGAACACCCCTTATAAGGAGATCAGATGATGAACCAGAAGTTATACGTAGAAGATACAAAATATACTATGAAACATTCCAGCCAATAATTGAATACTATAAGAAAAAGAACCTATTAATAGAAATAGACAATACAATCGGAAGTGATAAAGGAATACCATTACTGGAAAGAACTCTTATCGATAAAGGCATACTAAAGCTAAAGCCGTGTAATCCAAACGTATCCATTAAGTAG
- a CDS encoding phosphoadenosine phosphosulfate reductase family protein encodes MINIIVRSSKDADAVKATINKFYRDWNIGVYTLHGARKIDDINYWLEKTISDDKFYLLLLGREEKDIVDELRKNKPDNLAIYIVPRKKVRNTRIEHLAWIFDIGKSIFRLAVGWRNDLKAYVFSQYNGVRLEDYSIDPAYDIFLGIGKEFKDNLEKILGDKICKLPLLVRKYGGEHDIYCGDRKVAILHISDEGVVPKGEITRKTYDEPSEEKVLEANKQVFSLYEKISIKLLEKYREWADTVIVPWSGGKDSTATLLLALKVFSKNKVKAIYADTGTEFPWNHKYIDEIAEDLGVEVIRVYAGIDKGILDEGYPMPRHDNRWCTYRKIKAIEETIEKLSDGNILLVKGDRDGESRARSMRPPVYVEGENKIVVTPLKFWSAAHVQLYMLMNNVELNPLYYKGFYRIGCYICPALRSWEVYIMMNDPELRSVLEKYPLYKLFIRMRKNRISS; translated from the coding sequence ATGATCAACATCATTGTTCGTAGCTCTAAGGATGCTGATGCTGTTAAAGCAACGATTAATAAGTTTTATAGAGACTGGAATATAGGGGTCTACACATTACATGGTGCAAGAAAAATTGATGATATAAACTATTGGCTCGAAAAAACTATTAGCGATGATAAATTCTATCTCCTACTACTTGGCAGAGAAGAAAAAGATATTGTTGATGAATTAAGGAAGAATAAGCCGGATAACCTAGCAATATATATTGTGCCTAGGAAAAAAGTTCGTAATACTAGAATAGAGCATTTAGCATGGATATTCGATATAGGTAAGAGCATTTTCAGATTAGCTGTTGGTTGGAGAAATGATCTGAAAGCATATGTTTTCAGCCAATACAATGGTGTTAGGCTCGAAGACTACAGTATTGATCCAGCATATGATATCTTCTTAGGAATAGGTAAAGAATTCAAGGATAACCTAGAAAAAATTCTTGGAGATAAAATTTGTAAACTACCCTTACTTGTGAGGAAATATGGTGGGGAACACGACATATATTGTGGAGACAGAAAAGTAGCTATACTACATATATCTGATGAAGGAGTTGTTCCCAAAGGAGAAATTACTAGGAAAACATATGATGAGCCAAGTGAGGAAAAGGTTTTAGAAGCCAATAAACAAGTATTCTCCTTATACGAGAAAATATCTATTAAATTACTCGAAAAATACCGTGAATGGGCAGATACAGTAATTGTTCCGTGGAGTGGTGGGAAAGATAGTACTGCAACATTATTATTAGCTTTAAAGGTTTTCTCAAAGAATAAAGTGAAAGCAATATATGCTGATACAGGAACAGAGTTTCCATGGAATCATAAATACATTGATGAAATAGCTGAGGATTTAGGTGTAGAAGTAATAAGGGTTTATGCGGGAATTGATAAAGGCATATTAGATGAAGGATATCCTATGCCTAGACACGATAATAGATGGTGTACTTATAGAAAAATAAAAGCAATAGAGGAAACCATCGAGAAATTATCAGATGGAAATATTCTCTTAGTGAAAGGGGATAGAGACGGAGAATCTAGAGCAAGAAGCATGAGACCCCCCGTCTATGTGGAGGGTGAAAACAAAATAGTAGTGACACCCTTAAAGTTTTGGAGTGCAGCACATGTTCAACTATACATGTTAATGAATAATGTAGAATTAAATCCACTATACTATAAAGGATTCTATAGGATCGGATGCTATATATGCCCTGCTCTTAGAAGCTGGGAAGTCTATATAATGATGAATGATCCCGAGCTTAGAAGTGTTCTCGAGAAATATCCATTGTATAAATTGTTTATCCGTATGCGTAAAAATAGGATTTCTTCATAG
- a CDS encoding TIGR00269 family protein, translating into MPKCRICGRKAVVYLRHSRLWLCSEHFNEFIENRVMRTIKRYNLIRKGDRVLLGLSGGKDSVVLAHILSKLRESIGFKLYLAHINLGIGEYSEKNAEVAKKISEKTNAPLIILDLRKILGVGIPELALKTRRPPCSVCGVVKRYLLNALAVELKANSIATGHNLDDMATFILKEFLVQNLEQIPKLAPRIEGVKDYLVAKIKPLYETYEEDIKKYAELNNILYVEEKCPLADETTLTWHLKKHLRDLEYRFPGLTIGFIRRLVKNIEKYPKPGDTIRRCSICGMPSSGKICSFCKITEKALGKPMGPHAREYIKEIVDKSIID; encoded by the coding sequence ATTCCAAAATGCCGTATATGTGGTAGAAAAGCAGTTGTTTATTTACGACACTCAAGATTATGGCTGTGCAGTGAACACTTCAACGAGTTCATAGAGAATAGAGTTATGAGAACTATTAAGCGATACAATCTAATCAGGAAGGGTGATCGAGTATTACTTGGATTATCAGGTGGTAAGGATAGTGTTGTCTTAGCACATATTCTGAGCAAGCTTAGAGAATCAATAGGCTTCAAACTATATCTAGCACATATAAATCTAGGTATTGGAGAATATAGTGAGAAAAACGCTGAGGTAGCTAAGAAGATTTCTGAAAAGACAAATGCTCCTCTAATAATTCTTGATCTCAGGAAAATTCTGGGTGTAGGTATACCTGAGCTAGCATTAAAGACTCGGAGACCTCCTTGCAGTGTTTGCGGTGTTGTGAAGAGATATTTATTGAATGCATTAGCTGTAGAGCTTAAAGCTAATAGTATTGCTACAGGACACAACCTAGACGATATGGCAACATTTATTCTCAAAGAATTCCTTGTCCAAAACCTTGAACAAATACCGAAACTAGCCCCCCGTATTGAGGGGGTTAAGGATTATTTGGTGGCCAAGATAAAACCCTTATATGAAACATATGAGGAGGACATTAAGAAATATGCTGAATTAAACAATATATTATATGTAGAAGAAAAATGTCCATTGGCAGATGAAACAACTTTAACCTGGCATTTAAAAAAGCATCTACGGGATCTAGAATATAGATTCCCCGGATTAACTATAGGATTCATACGTAGACTAGTGAAGAACATTGAGAAATACCCTAAACCAGGAGATACTATAAGGAGATGCAGTATATGTGGAATGCCTAGTAGTGGGAAAATATGCAGTTTCTGTAAAATAACAGAGAAAGCCCTTGGAAAACCCATGGGGCCACATGCTAGAGAATACATTAAAGAGATCGTGGATAAAAGCATTATTGACTAA
- a CDS encoding triphosphoribosyl-dephospho-CoA synthase has protein sequence MDKHWFYAELLSYSILLEVSGYPKPGNVHRTKNLPGLVFEDFLYTGISSVKWFRKGIIRGLRGYSKIVFGDIIYGIVHDTISYRGVNTCLGSSLLLAPISIGIGRCIGKRIENIKCYIEEALKALKNTTVYDSIYFYRAVRLAKPSYIRKNDDTGEYVNVWDKSFRSKLIARNQRLHDILEYSAGRDIVADEVVNGYPRSIDGKMFFQERFSEHKDWNRGVVETYLYLLSKHKDTTITRTHGENTAYKIMVKARETLKTVLAEKNDWMKPVIELDIYLRKQNINPGSIADIVVSTIAFILLNKNFPYTPKHGK, from the coding sequence ATGGATAAGCATTGGTTTTACGCCGAATTATTAAGTTATTCAATATTATTAGAAGTATCTGGTTACCCCAAGCCTGGAAATGTTCATAGAACCAAGAACTTGCCGGGCTTGGTATTTGAGGATTTCCTATATACTGGGATATCATCTGTTAAATGGTTTAGGAAAGGAATAATTAGAGGACTGCGTGGTTATTCTAAGATTGTTTTTGGAGATATAATTTATGGAATTGTCCATGATACTATTAGTTATAGAGGAGTAAATACTTGCCTAGGATCATCTCTTCTACTCGCCCCCATAAGTATTGGTATTGGTAGATGTATTGGAAAAAGAATAGAAAACATTAAGTGCTACATAGAGGAAGCATTAAAAGCATTGAAAAACACAACAGTTTATGATTCAATATATTTTTATAGAGCGGTTAGATTAGCGAAGCCATCATATATCAGGAAAAACGATGATACAGGAGAATACGTTAATGTGTGGGATAAAAGTTTTCGATCAAAGCTAATAGCTAGGAATCAACGATTACATGATATACTAGAATATAGTGCTGGTAGAGATATTGTTGCCGATGAAGTAGTTAATGGTTATCCGAGATCGATTGATGGAAAAATGTTTTTCCAAGAGAGATTCAGTGAACATAAGGACTGGAACCGGGGGGTTGTCGAAACATATCTATACCTCCTAAGCAAACACAAAGATACAACAATAACTAGAACACATGGCGAAAACACAGCGTATAAAATAATGGTTAAAGCAAGAGAAACACTGAAAACGGTGTTAGCGGAGAAAAATGATTGGATGAAACCAGTTATAGAACTAGATATTTATCTGAGAAAACAAAACATTAACCCGGGATCGATAGCTGACATAGTTGTATCAACCATAGCATTTATCCTGCTTAATAAAAATTTTCCATACACGCCTAAACATGGTAAGTAA
- a CDS encoding tetratricopeptide repeat protein has protein sequence MGLKGERIDWESYFSLYNIEYEILLNALEKILSQERACRLKDLLRPQVFPKLNPNLVAKLIDRGLLKRVRRGEEYYTITTRGITAFLSVAKHIYEVIDELRESDYLTIARKVSNRVFLGGIYRVREVHNKLVKRTLDILSLIGVVESKNNKYIVVDYDKRVKALAFFLRKVSALTTIRNIEELVHIACNSLLIPIDYENQVLIHIMSYGAVIGEKDPRRALLDLLFKTRNIAYEKLKRGKLVEAAAYEAMGLEIIRIIEKMGLIDEKNLRDLRSKYIFHFYVIMGEFLYSNLLFDLAKTMYHWAVQVAHENPVLAKEAKRVNAKYLLSLARSLAEKGRYEEAISRLQELVGYYKSTGSIRESLIAKALINEYIAELEIRKHKPCNAYRTLLSAVSIYNELGGEYRSRAEALRVKALISQAECYISSKKDIGKAIEILEKAREKAIDILSPHLRNVVESILHELIASQKVIEEKYSEAAEEYLESARYYSIRGNNYRSLLNQARGYKFKGYSQILENNFSEALEKFIEANTNYYKLLKHTIRKYYKTRKLNYYVLKESIKGYYDTNALIHSLKIILDNNPSIKEEISIIMESLIEAGRMKEQEILATTIDLLNNNEYDKAKAFLRQIINDNDASPRTKMLTHTLSKITDKLQIMRETI, from the coding sequence TTGGGTTTAAAAGGAGAACGAATCGATTGGGAATCATATTTTTCCCTCTATAATATCGAGTATGAAATCTTATTGAATGCTTTAGAAAAAATATTGTCTCAGGAAAGAGCTTGTAGATTAAAAGATCTTCTTCGGCCACAGGTTTTTCCCAAGTTAAACCCTAATCTAGTAGCTAAACTAATTGATCGTGGATTACTGAAAAGAGTGCGTAGAGGAGAAGAATACTATACTATAACAACACGTGGAATAACAGCTTTTCTATCAGTAGCTAAACATATTTATGAAGTAATAGATGAGCTTCGAGAATCAGATTATTTAACAATTGCTAGAAAAGTCTCTAATAGAGTTTTTCTCGGCGGAATATATCGTGTCAGGGAAGTTCATAATAAACTGGTTAAGAGAACACTTGATATCCTATCTCTAATCGGTGTCGTCGAGTCTAAGAACAACAAATACATAGTAGTTGATTATGATAAGAGAGTTAAGGCTCTAGCATTTTTTCTCAGAAAAGTCAGCGCTCTCACAACAATTAGGAATATCGAAGAACTAGTACATATTGCTTGTAATAGCTTATTGATCCCGATCGATTATGAAAATCAAGTTTTAATCCATATTATGTCTTATGGAGCAGTAATAGGCGAAAAAGATCCTAGGAGAGCATTGCTTGATCTATTATTTAAAACCCGCAACATAGCATATGAGAAGCTTAAGCGTGGAAAACTAGTTGAAGCAGCTGCATATGAAGCTATGGGATTAGAAATTATACGAATAATTGAGAAAATGGGCCTCATAGATGAGAAAAACTTGAGAGATTTAAGGTCTAAATATATATTCCACTTCTACGTGATCATGGGTGAATTCCTCTACAGCAATTTATTATTCGACCTAGCAAAAACCATGTATCACTGGGCAGTCCAAGTAGCTCATGAAAACCCTGTATTAGCTAAAGAAGCTAAGAGAGTGAATGCAAAATACTTGTTAAGCCTTGCAAGAAGCCTTGCAGAGAAGGGCAGATATGAAGAAGCAATATCGAGGCTGCAAGAACTAGTAGGCTACTATAAATCTACGGGATCAATAAGAGAATCACTAATAGCAAAAGCATTAATCAACGAATACATAGCTGAACTCGAGATTAGAAAACACAAACCATGCAATGCATATAGAACCCTATTATCAGCGGTGTCAATATATAATGAACTAGGCGGGGAATATAGGAGTAGAGCAGAGGCACTAAGAGTGAAAGCCCTAATTAGCCAAGCTGAATGCTATATAAGCAGTAAAAAAGACATTGGCAAAGCTATTGAGATTCTGGAAAAAGCAAGAGAGAAAGCCATAGATATTCTCAGCCCCCATTTAAGAAACGTTGTTGAAAGCATACTACATGAATTAATAGCTTCTCAAAAAGTTATTGAAGAAAAATATTCTGAAGCCGCCGAAGAATATTTGGAGTCAGCAAGATATTATAGTATACGAGGCAATAATTACCGATCACTACTGAATCAAGCAAGAGGATACAAGTTCAAAGGTTATTCTCAAATATTGGAGAACAATTTTAGTGAAGCCCTAGAAAAATTTATTGAGGCAAATACAAACTATTACAAATTATTAAAACATACTATAAGAAAATACTATAAGACCAGAAAACTCAACTACTATGTTTTAAAAGAATCCATTAAAGGATACTATGATACTAATGCATTAATACATTCCTTAAAAATAATACTAGATAATAATCCCAGTATAAAAGAGGAAATATCCATAATAATGGAGAGCTTAATCGAAGCCGGAAGAATGAAGGAACAGGAAATCCTAGCAACAACCATAGATTTATTAAATAATAACGAATACGATAAAGCAAAAGCATTTCTAAGACAAATAATCAACGACAATGATGCATCTCCTAGAACAAAAATGTTAACACATACTCTCTCAAAAATAACGGATAAGCTACAAATAATGCGGGAAACAATCTAG
- a CDS encoding aminopeptidase, whose amino-acid sequence MVDPRTSNLARLIVEYCIEAGKGDEVVINAGVEAVPLVREIVKYLVSRGGYPVMVNLSDESISEVFYRYATKDVLEHISGIEKYMLENIDASISIISPSHTKPLISIDPEKMKIRSAARRELTKIFMERSARRELRWAVTAYPTRALAQEAGMSIIDYEDFVFHATYADTDDPVKKWVEIREKQQKIADFLNKVSELKYEGPGIDLFLRVEGRKWINDDGKYNMPGGEVFSAPIEDSVEGYVEFDYPAIWRGVEVEGVKIVFKKGVVVEAHARRGEEFLKKMLETDEGAKRLGEIAFGLNYNITRFTKEILFDEKIGGTIHMALGAAYPESGGKNVSAIHWDMIKDMRKHKVYADGDLIYENGYFIKDVLGL is encoded by the coding sequence ATGGTTGACCCGAGAACTTCTAATTTAGCCCGTCTCATTGTAGAGTATTGTATTGAAGCGGGTAAGGGTGATGAAGTAGTTATTAATGCTGGTGTTGAAGCTGTACCGCTTGTTAGGGAAATAGTGAAATACCTGGTTTCCAGAGGGGGTTATCCTGTAATGGTTAATCTAAGCGATGAATCTATAAGTGAAGTATTTTATCGATATGCAACTAAGGATGTGCTTGAACATATTAGTGGTATTGAGAAATATATGCTGGAAAACATTGATGCATCAATTTCAATTATATCCCCTTCCCACACAAAACCTCTCATAAGCATAGATCCGGAGAAGATGAAGATCAGGAGCGCTGCTAGAAGAGAGTTGACAAAGATATTTATGGAGAGAAGTGCTAGAAGAGAGCTTAGATGGGCTGTAACAGCTTATCCAACTAGGGCTCTTGCACAGGAAGCTGGTATGTCTATTATCGACTACGAAGATTTCGTGTTTCACGCAACATATGCGGATACAGATGATCCTGTTAAGAAATGGGTTGAGATCAGGGAGAAACAGCAGAAAATAGCTGATTTCTTAAACAAGGTTTCCGAGCTTAAATATGAAGGGCCAGGAATAGATCTATTTTTGAGAGTTGAGGGGAGGAAATGGATAAATGATGATGGAAAATACAATATGCCCGGCGGAGAAGTATTCTCAGCACCAATAGAGGATAGTGTAGAGGGCTATGTAGAATTTGATTATCCAGCTATTTGGCGGGGAGTAGAAGTTGAAGGTGTGAAAATTGTTTTTAAGAAAGGCGTTGTTGTAGAAGCACATGCAAGAAGAGGAGAAGAGTTCTTGAAGAAAATGCTTGAAACAGATGAAGGAGCTAAGAGGCTCGGAGAAATAGCTTTTGGGCTCAACTATAATATTACGAGATTTACTAAGGAAATATTGTTCGATGAGAAAATCGGTGGAACAATACATATGGCGTTAGGAGCAGCATATCCTGAATCAGGAGGTAAAAATGTGTCAGCAATACATTGGGACATGATCAAGGATATGAGGAAACATAAAGTATATGCTGACGGAGATCTAATCTATGAGAATGGATACTTCATAAAAGATGTTTTGGGATTATAA